The following coding sequences are from one Bifidobacterium sp. window:
- a CDS encoding oligosaccharide flippase family protein encodes MRLKRGLVLNLISNVLFFLCGYVVHFFLGNTLPAAEYGVVGTIMTVLDFEYMFLSNGARQSIAKEISLQRFDIRDIIMKSLGFQMMVIAVFFIINFVGAPLFGHVLNDSSLDFYFKVAAFLIPANGLFVLLLGINDGLHRFSTGAIINTVYPIAKLCVIPLIIFWFQHDPVLGMEIGYLAALVVSIVLGLVLLIPARDRLRERRSEKIAFSSVCKNTLSFSFFFIMVSLVLSIDTLVVKSVVEPASMAGFYTGAVNLGKIPYYLVSAFCTIILPVVAKSVGAGDRDGALYRVKEFITLIATFILPIPVLISASSRPLLQAFYHEEYGIAGTALACLAFSSFFMGMTVLLNMVFSSFSSGHFSDLLSVASLVVVIPLFIVSAKFGGISAIAIASVASTFVTMGISYFTVISRTGNIITRKAWITISANAILWVLLKIFFTVFHIHGLFLTAGVYAIVYLCYLGILFACHVLVIPNTLFHARKAS; translated from the coding sequence GTGCGCTTGAAACGAGGGCTCGTACTGAATCTCATCAGTAACGTACTGTTCTTTTTGTGCGGTTACGTGGTGCACTTCTTCCTGGGAAACACACTCCCTGCGGCGGAGTATGGAGTTGTCGGGACCATCATGACGGTTCTGGACTTTGAATACATGTTTTTGTCGAATGGTGCCAGACAATCAATAGCCAAGGAAATATCGTTGCAACGATTTGATATCCGAGACATCATCATGAAGAGTCTTGGATTCCAGATGATGGTGATTGCGGTGTTTTTCATCATCAACTTCGTGGGCGCACCGCTATTCGGCCATGTGCTCAACGACTCTTCTCTGGATTTCTATTTCAAAGTCGCAGCTTTCCTGATACCTGCAAATGGTCTTTTTGTGCTGCTGTTGGGGATCAATGATGGATTGCACAGATTCAGTACCGGTGCAATCATAAATACCGTCTATCCCATTGCGAAACTCTGTGTCATACCGTTGATAATTTTCTGGTTTCAGCATGATCCTGTGCTTGGAATGGAAATCGGCTATCTAGCGGCACTGGTGGTATCGATTGTCTTGGGTCTGGTGTTGCTGATTCCAGCCAGAGATCGTCTGCGCGAACGGCGCAGCGAGAAGATTGCTTTCTCCAGCGTGTGCAAAAATACATTGAGTTTCTCCTTCTTTTTTATCATGGTCTCGTTGGTGCTGAGCATCGATACACTCGTGGTCAAATCGGTGGTCGAACCAGCCTCAATGGCGGGTTTTTACACAGGAGCGGTGAATCTCGGAAAGATACCGTACTATTTGGTTTCCGCATTCTGCACGATTATTCTCCCGGTGGTGGCTAAAAGCGTGGGGGCCGGTGATCGGGACGGTGCGCTCTACAGGGTCAAGGAATTCATAACACTGATCGCCACATTCATTCTGCCGATTCCTGTGCTGATATCGGCTTCGAGCAGGCCATTGCTGCAGGCCTTTTATCATGAAGAGTACGGCATCGCTGGAACGGCGTTGGCATGTTTGGCATTTTCAAGTTTCTTCATGGGTATGACGGTGCTGCTCAACATGGTGTTCTCGTCGTTTTCATCCGGCCATTTTTCCGATCTGCTATCGGTCGCTTCGCTGGTCGTCGTCATCCCGCTGTTCATAGTCTCGGCGAAATTCGGCGGTATCTCAGCCATCGCGATCGCAAGCGTGGCGAGTACTTTCGTGACGATGGGCATCTCATATTTCACGGTCATTTCGCGAACGGGGAATATCATCACCAGAAAAGCCTGGATAACCATCAGCGCAAATGCAATCCTGTGGGTTCTACTCAAAATCTTCTTCACGGTCTTCCATATTCACGGTCTGTTCTTGACAGCTGGAGTGTACGCCATCGTGTATCTCTGCTATTTGGGGATTCTGTTCGCATGCCATGTATTGGTAATTCCGAATACGCTCTTTCATGCTAGGAAGGCATCGTGA
- a CDS encoding glycosyltransferase, translating into MNCTISFVMPVYNAEAVLSATLDSIVRQDDGSFEIICVDDGSTDDSGDILHHYASEHPFIHVISQNNQGITAARNAALPHARGTWICFIDNDDILAAQAVRTIHEYADESCDIVYFDYERFSDNAPNQEGNEVRDSEVLHANDILKLQSDCINRFRDNHPLIPHSVLPTPWAKVYRREFLQRYGLTFRNEVTHEEDVVFNFEVLAHVRKAMRIAYTLYYYRWSVKSESHRYRPQISENVEHTLNAYEDIIGRLYPDRKDIAELYQYRVLWELLYCVYLGPMHIHNPRSYRQRRADFQELLRRERFKSALRNVSTFRFEPLQSVLSTLIKMRQFWLLNIIGKVVYNIR; encoded by the coding sequence ATGAATTGCACGATCAGTTTTGTTATGCCGGTGTACAACGCTGAGGCGGTGTTGTCAGCCACTCTCGACAGCATCGTCAGACAGGATGACGGTAGCTTTGAAATCATCTGCGTCGATGATGGCTCCACCGATGACAGTGGTGACATACTGCATCACTACGCTTCGGAGCATCCCTTCATCCATGTGATTTCGCAGAACAATCAGGGCATCACTGCGGCTCGCAATGCAGCACTGCCGCATGCAAGGGGAACGTGGATTTGTTTTATCGATAATGATGATATTCTTGCCGCGCAAGCCGTCAGGACGATTCATGAATACGCCGATGAGAGCTGCGATATCGTGTATTTCGATTATGAGCGCTTCTCAGATAATGCACCGAATCAGGAGGGCAATGAGGTCAGGGATTCTGAGGTCCTTCACGCCAACGATATCCTTAAACTGCAATCCGACTGCATCAACCGATTCCGTGATAACCATCCACTGATACCCCACTCGGTATTGCCGACTCCATGGGCGAAGGTGTACAGACGCGAGTTTTTGCAGCGATACGGACTTACCTTCCGCAATGAGGTCACCCATGAAGAAGATGTGGTGTTCAACTTTGAGGTCCTTGCGCATGTCCGCAAGGCCATGAGGATCGCTTACACCCTGTATTACTACCGCTGGTCGGTCAAATCAGAGAGTCATCGCTACCGTCCGCAGATCAGTGAGAATGTGGAGCACACGCTTAATGCGTATGAGGATATCATCGGGCGGCTCTATCCCGATCGGAAGGATATCGCCGAGCTCTATCAATACCGAGTGCTGTGGGAGTTGTTGTACTGCGTGTATCTCGGCCCGATGCATATACACAATCCGCGTTCGTATCGTCAAAGGAGAGCGGATTTCCAAGAGCTATTGAGACGGGAACGATTCAAAAGCGCTCTACGAAATGTTTCGACCTTCCGGTTTGAGCCACTACAATCAGTGCTCTCGACACTGATCAAGATGCGTCAGTTTTGGCTGCTGAACATCATTGGCAAGGTAGTCTACAACATTCGATAA